A single window of Paenibacillus sp. FSL H8-0537 DNA harbors:
- a CDS encoding sugar ABC transporter permease yields MEAINSRFPKAKRKGNGGEKWRAALFLSPSWLLLLLFFFVPAVLTFYFAFTNMALTGAAAANTQFVGFQNFTNMFQDATFRTSVGNTILFLIFSAVIGQQVMGFLIAFLMNGRNRVFRSVVGSIVISGWVAPEVVCAFVWFAFLNDTGTANAFIQGIGFEPIAWLYTFPMVSVIIANVWHGTAFSMMVFQAALGDVPKEVEEAAMIDGASAWQRLIRITIPMISGSVVTNMVLVTLQTLGSFTLIYALTGGGPGNATETLPIYMYHQAFVNYQLGYGTAISLVLLLIGIVASLLYMKLLKVKL; encoded by the coding sequence ATGGAAGCGATAAACTCGCGATTTCCCAAAGCGAAAAGGAAAGGGAACGGCGGTGAAAAGTGGAGGGCGGCGCTATTCTTATCGCCTAGCTGGCTGCTGCTTTTACTCTTTTTCTTCGTGCCGGCAGTTTTAACTTTTTATTTCGCATTTACAAATATGGCTTTGACCGGAGCGGCAGCAGCGAATACGCAGTTTGTTGGATTCCAAAACTTCACGAATATGTTTCAGGATGCGACATTCCGCACTTCTGTAGGCAACACCATCCTATTCCTCATCTTCTCGGCCGTTATTGGCCAGCAAGTTATGGGCTTTCTTATTGCGTTTCTAATGAATGGCAGAAACCGCGTATTCCGCAGTGTTGTCGGCTCCATCGTTATTTCTGGCTGGGTAGCGCCGGAAGTAGTATGCGCATTTGTATGGTTCGCTTTTCTGAATGATACGGGAACGGCTAATGCATTCATTCAAGGAATCGGCTTTGAACCTATTGCTTGGTTGTACACATTCCCGATGGTATCCGTTATTATTGCAAACGTATGGCATGGAACAGCCTTCTCGATGATGGTATTCCAGGCTGCACTGGGCGACGTGCCTAAAGAGGTTGAGGAAGCGGCAATGATTGATGGCGCTTCGGCTTGGCAAAGACTTATCCGTATTACCATTCCAATGATCAGCGGTTCTGTTGTAACGAATATGGTACTCGTAACACTTCAAACATTAGGCTCCTTCACGCTTATTTATGCGTTGACAGGTGGCGGTCCGGGAAATGCAACGGAGACGCTGCCAATCTATATGTATCATCAGGCCTTCGTCAACTATCAGCTTGGCTACGGCACAGCTATTTCGCTTGTTCTGCTGTTGATCGGTATTGTTGCCAGTCTGTTGTATATGAAGCTTCTAAAAGTGAAGCTGTAA
- a CDS encoding extracellular solute-binding protein — MAGKKTILAGTVAALTVFTAACSGNAGTNSTEGAEATSTAGATKTVKVAYGKWNETDNWGKWLTSVKADFEKANPGVTVELQPIEGSQYATKIPLLMMDGKTAPEVLAEDSFMINADSEAGYLEPLAVDAWEDWSKFNEGIKAAVTATDSKVYGVPFSTDVRGLYYNKELFKKAGLPVPWEPKSWDEVLSASRTIKSKLPDIIPFWMNSGKAGQEATTMQTFEMLLYGTDDTLYEDGKWVTQSPGILSSLNFIHSIYSEGMGPKMSQVLTAQAGQVLETDLMPNQKVAIVLNGNWLTGNWSASGGKPWPEALDVYGFVKMPTEKGQNPGFTSMSGGWTLSVGAKSAEKELGFEFIKMATNEQHNKEFAMLDGALTPRTDVAADTEYTGQPGTLYGVAAEFITYTHVRPTNANYPAVSTSIQEMVEKVASGSLAPEAAMQEYAKSVERTVGADKVAAK; from the coding sequence ATGGCAGGTAAAAAAACAATTCTGGCAGGTACGGTTGCAGCTTTAACTGTATTCACTGCAGCATGTTCAGGAAATGCAGGTACAAATAGCACAGAGGGCGCAGAAGCAACCTCCACAGCGGGAGCAACAAAGACGGTTAAAGTTGCTTATGGCAAATGGAATGAGACGGATAACTGGGGCAAGTGGCTGACTAGCGTAAAGGCGGATTTTGAAAAAGCGAACCCTGGCGTTACCGTTGAGCTGCAACCGATTGAAGGCTCGCAATATGCAACAAAAATTCCGCTGCTCATGATGGATGGGAAAACGGCGCCAGAGGTGCTTGCTGAAGATTCCTTCATGATTAATGCTGACAGCGAAGCTGGCTACCTTGAGCCGCTTGCTGTGGATGCATGGGAAGATTGGAGCAAATTCAACGAAGGTATTAAAGCAGCTGTAACAGCCACGGACAGCAAAGTTTATGGCGTGCCTTTCTCCACTGACGTTCGCGGCTTGTATTACAACAAAGAGCTGTTCAAGAAAGCAGGTCTGCCTGTGCCTTGGGAGCCTAAGAGCTGGGATGAAGTGCTGAGCGCTTCCCGCACCATTAAATCCAAGCTGCCAGACATTATTCCTTTCTGGATGAACTCTGGTAAAGCAGGCCAAGAAGCAACAACGATGCAAACGTTCGAAATGCTGCTTTACGGAACAGACGATACGCTTTATGAAGATGGCAAATGGGTTACACAAAGCCCGGGCATTTTGAGCTCGCTGAACTTCATTCACTCCATCTACTCCGAGGGCATGGGTCCAAAAATGTCGCAAGTACTGACTGCACAAGCAGGTCAAGTATTGGAGACAGATCTGATGCCGAATCAAAAGGTAGCAATCGTCCTGAACGGCAACTGGCTGACAGGCAACTGGTCGGCAAGCGGTGGCAAGCCTTGGCCGGAAGCGCTTGATGTATACGGCTTCGTGAAAATGCCGACAGAAAAAGGCCAAAATCCTGGCTTCACTTCGATGTCTGGCGGCTGGACGCTTAGCGTTGGCGCGAAATCCGCTGAAAAAGAGCTGGGCTTCGAATTTATTAAAATGGCTACTAATGAACAGCACAACAAAGAGTTCGCTATGCTGGACGGCGCTTTAACGCCTCGTACCGACGTTGCGGCTGACACAGAATACACGGGCCAGCCTGGCACGCTGTATGGCGTAGCTGCTGAATTTATTACGTACACACACGTTCGTCCGACTAATGCGAATTATCCAGCAGTATCGACTTCCATTCAAGAAATGGTTGAAAAAGTGGCATCGGGCTCACTTGCTCCTGAAGCTGCTATGCAAGAATATGCAAAAAGCGTAGAAAGAACAGTCGGCGCTGATAAAGTAGCGGCGAAGTAG
- a CDS encoding carbohydrate ABC transporter permease, with product MNRFMVGRVLPYIILSFIALLFLLPMLWLVLASFDGAATLALKVPDEVTLSNYTSTLASSDNQRSFGNGLLLALGQALLVVTAAGLASYPLSRYQLRYKRPFMYVILFATGLPITAVMVPVYQFFLFMEIQDSLFFTILFLAASALPYSIWMMKNFMDSVPLELEEAAWVDGASIWTTLRLVVVPLMLPGIFTVGIFAFAGSWGNFLVPFILLQSPQKLPAAVTIYQYFGQNGIVQYGKLAAFSIIYTIPAVALYVFGQRFMSQGFSFGGANKG from the coding sequence ATGAATCGGTTTATGGTTGGTCGGGTGCTTCCTTATATTATTTTGAGTTTTATCGCTTTATTGTTCCTGCTTCCTATGTTGTGGCTCGTATTGGCTTCATTCGATGGAGCCGCAACCCTTGCTTTGAAGGTGCCTGATGAGGTAACGCTAAGCAATTATACGTCTACGCTAGCGAGCTCTGACAATCAGCGCTCTTTCGGCAATGGCTTGCTGCTGGCCCTTGGACAAGCACTGCTTGTCGTCACTGCGGCGGGGCTTGCTTCCTATCCGCTGTCACGTTATCAGCTGAGGTATAAACGCCCGTTTATGTATGTAATCCTGTTCGCAACAGGCTTGCCGATTACGGCGGTTATGGTTCCGGTTTATCAGTTTTTCCTCTTTATGGAAATTCAGGATTCCTTGTTTTTCACCATTTTGTTCTTGGCCGCATCCGCGTTGCCATATTCCATCTGGATGATGAAAAACTTCATGGATTCCGTGCCTTTGGAGCTGGAGGAGGCTGCTTGGGTGGACGGCGCCTCCATCTGGACGACGCTTCGCCTAGTCGTTGTGCCACTGATGCTGCCAGGTATTTTCACAGTAGGCATTTTCGCTTTTGCAGGCAGCTGGGGGAACTTCCTCGTTCCGTTTATTTTGCTGCAAAGCCCACAGAAGCTTCCTGCTGCCGTTACCATTTACCAGTATTTCGGGCAAAATGGCATCGTGCAATACGGCAAGCTGGCCGCCTTCTCAATCATTTACACGATCCCTGCGGTCGCGCTTTATGTGTTCGGCCAACGCTTTATGTCCCAAGGCTTTAGCTTTGGCGGGGCGAATAAGGGTTAA